A single genomic interval of Candidatus Eremiobacterota bacterium harbors:
- a CDS encoding ABC transporter substrate-binding protein, giving the protein MKLTRPTILTAAFAFVAVFALGPAVPVRAADDNSVDAIKKRGTIKIGVKYDAPPFGSLNPQTNQVTGFDVDIARAIAKKILGSPDKVELVQVKSDNRIPLVQNGDIDAFVATATITPARMKTIDFSNVYYRAGQSLLVKKGSPVKSYKDLEGKGVCSVQGSTPEQTIRRLVPKANVVTFETYPECLTALRGGRVDAVTTDNVILGGFEAQDPNNLELVGGLFTFEPYGIGIRKGNASLVKAINDTLADLKKNGEYAKLHEKWLKKPLPADFNKWYEMPAAAAAEQFANQKVG; this is encoded by the coding sequence ATGAAACTCACGCGTCCAACCATTCTCACGGCAGCCTTCGCGTTCGTCGCGGTGTTCGCGCTCGGCCCCGCCGTGCCGGTGCGCGCCGCCGACGACAACTCGGTCGACGCAATCAAGAAGCGCGGCACGATCAAGATCGGCGTGAAGTACGACGCGCCGCCGTTCGGCTCGCTCAACCCGCAGACGAATCAGGTCACCGGCTTCGACGTCGACATCGCGCGCGCGATCGCCAAGAAGATCCTCGGCTCGCCCGACAAGGTGGAGCTGGTCCAGGTCAAGTCCGACAACCGCATCCCGCTGGTGCAGAACGGCGACATCGACGCGTTCGTCGCCACCGCGACGATCACGCCCGCGCGCATGAAGACGATCGACTTCTCGAATGTCTACTACCGCGCCGGCCAGTCGCTGCTGGTCAAGAAAGGCTCGCCGGTCAAGAGCTACAAGGACCTCGAGGGCAAAGGCGTCTGCTCCGTCCAAGGCTCGACGCCTGAACAGACGATCCGCCGGCTCGTCCCCAAAGCGAACGTCGTCACCTTCGAGACCTATCCGGAATGCCTCACCGCGCTGCGCGGCGGCCGCGTCGACGCGGTGACGACCGACAACGTGATCCTCGGCGGCTTCGAAGCGCAAGACCCGAACAATCTGGAGCTCGTCGGCGGCCTGTTCACCTTCGAGCCGTACGGAATCGGGATTCGCAAGGGCAACGCATCGCTGGTCAAGGCGATCAACGACACGCTCGCCGATCTGAAGAAGAACGGCGAGTACGCGAAGCTGCACGAGAAATGGCTCAAGAAGCCGCTTCCGGCCGACTTCAACAAATGGTACGAGATGCCGGCAGCCGCCGCGGCGGAGCAGTTCGCCAACCAGAAAGTCGGCTGA
- a CDS encoding amino acid ABC transporter permease, with product MDWSVLGENAGLLAHGLLVTLEVSALALVLALLLGVIVATLRVAPSPPLRRIGTAYVEVLRNVPLLVQLFFLFFALPSVGIRLDAFLCGVLALGVYTSAFVAEAIRSGIAAVPKGQLEAGLSSGMGYALEMRTIVLPQAVAKTIPPLGNTTLNLIKNSSLVSTVSVLDVLGTANLIGSRTFEYVPMFVGAAICYLILTIPTAFAVNRLEKRYAR from the coding sequence ATGGATTGGTCGGTCCTGGGCGAGAACGCCGGACTTCTCGCCCACGGGCTGCTGGTCACGCTCGAGGTCTCCGCGCTGGCGCTAGTGCTGGCGCTCCTCCTCGGCGTGATCGTCGCAACGCTGCGCGTCGCACCGTCGCCGCCGCTGCGCCGCATCGGCACGGCGTACGTCGAGGTCTTGCGCAACGTCCCGCTGCTGGTGCAGCTGTTCTTTCTGTTCTTCGCGCTGCCGAGCGTGGGGATCCGGCTCGACGCGTTCCTCTGCGGCGTGCTCGCGCTCGGCGTCTACACGTCCGCGTTCGTCGCCGAGGCGATCCGCAGCGGGATCGCGGCCGTCCCGAAGGGCCAGCTCGAAGCCGGCCTTTCGAGCGGGATGGGCTACGCTCTGGAGATGCGGACGATCGTCCTCCCGCAAGCGGTCGCGAAAACGATCCCGCCGCTCGGCAACACCACGCTGAACCTGATCAAGAACTCCTCGCTGGTGAGCACCGTCTCGGTGCTCGACGTGCTCGGCACCGCGAACCTGATCGGCTCGCGCACTTTCGAGTACGTCCCGATGTTCGTCGGCGCCGCTATCTGCTATCTGATCCTCACGATCCCGACCGCGTTCGCGGTGAACCGGCTCGAGAAGCGGTACGCGCGCTGA
- a CDS encoding type IV toxin-antitoxin system AbiEi family antitoxin domain-containing protein: MTNRGPRTNRRRELAELAGQLGGIFTAAAARDLGLGSGALAHHTRTGTVERVGRGVYRLAGFPPSENDRLVAVAAALGDGAVASHETALKLYGVSDVAPSRLHFTMPRGRRYVSNPRPDVQIHTTTSPVPANEIVQHEGFRATSLPRSIVDSARTHTDPEQIIAATREGIRRGLLTERRLRQAAKNAPKRVRDLIESAISEAS, from the coding sequence ATGACAAACCGAGGGCCGAGAACTAATCGCCGGCGAGAGCTAGCGGAGCTAGCAGGCCAGCTGGGTGGCATATTCACCGCCGCGGCTGCTCGCGACCTCGGTCTCGGTTCGGGCGCGCTAGCGCATCACACCCGCACGGGGACGGTCGAACGTGTAGGCCGCGGAGTCTACCGTCTTGCGGGCTTCCCGCCGAGCGAGAATGACCGGCTCGTTGCCGTCGCCGCCGCCCTTGGTGATGGGGCCGTCGCCTCCCACGAAACGGCTCTGAAGCTCTATGGAGTGTCAGACGTCGCGCCGTCGCGCCTGCACTTCACGATGCCGCGAGGGCGTCGCTACGTCAGCAACCCGCGCCCCGACGTGCAAATACACACCACAACCAGCCCGGTGCCCGCGAATGAGATTGTACAGCACGAAGGATTTCGAGCCACATCGCTGCCTCGCTCCATCGTGGACTCCGCGCGAACGCATACGGATCCCGAGCAAATCATTGCGGCAACACGCGAAGGCATTCGACGCGGCCTGCTGACGGAGCGGCGGCTTCGCCAAGCCGCTAAGAATGCTCCGAAGCGCGTTCGAGACCTCATCGAGTCCGCAATCAGCGAGGCGTCGTGA
- a CDS encoding nucleotidyl transferase AbiEii/AbiGii toxin family protein, with the protein MNAEPHRRYATIAAFDAALRAKLMAQVSAQRTYQDLRKELAFDRVLARLVLAAPDSWLLKGAVALEYRLDLARATSDIDISARVGLEEMAQALEDAAALQLGDYFAIRIGERTKPVADIETFRFHIDVLYENGRLFEHLKIDVGFADPWIGEPQELSAPALLEFAGIPPAKVRAIPVHQHLAEKIHAYTRRYGSRASTRVKDLVDMALIIEGVPIEEESLALVLRQIFSTRSTHIVPVALPPPPVAWQQVYAQLAVFRFRKRLARHIDSWRLTSMPRSREHATSSSERRFGRCLRSRWAGRAARLTKISTCSIRQS; encoded by the coding sequence GTGAACGCCGAGCCGCATCGACGTTACGCTACGATTGCGGCATTCGACGCGGCACTGCGTGCAAAGCTCATGGCACAGGTGAGCGCCCAGCGTACATATCAAGATCTTCGCAAGGAGCTCGCCTTTGACCGCGTCCTCGCGCGTCTAGTATTGGCCGCTCCCGACTCGTGGCTGCTCAAGGGTGCCGTTGCTCTCGAGTACCGACTGGATTTAGCGCGAGCGACCTCCGATATCGACATTTCGGCCCGTGTCGGCTTAGAGGAAATGGCACAAGCTTTGGAAGACGCGGCCGCTCTTCAGCTCGGTGACTACTTCGCGATTCGAATTGGGGAGCGAACGAAGCCCGTCGCGGATATCGAGACCTTTCGCTTCCACATCGACGTACTGTACGAGAACGGGCGCCTATTCGAGCACCTTAAGATTGATGTCGGCTTCGCAGATCCGTGGATCGGTGAGCCGCAGGAGCTCAGTGCCCCGGCGCTCTTGGAATTCGCCGGCATTCCACCCGCGAAGGTTCGCGCAATTCCCGTGCACCAACACCTCGCAGAGAAAATCCACGCATATACGCGACGCTATGGCAGCCGTGCGTCAACGCGAGTAAAAGACCTGGTGGACATGGCGCTCATCATCGAGGGCGTGCCAATCGAGGAAGAATCGCTGGCCCTTGTTCTACGTCAAATCTTTTCAACTCGTTCGACCCACATAGTCCCGGTGGCGCTCCCCCCGCCGCCCGTGGCATGGCAGCAGGTCTATGCGCAGCTCGCGGTCTTCCGATTCCGCAAACGCTTGGCGAGGCACATCGACTCGTGGCGACTCACGTCGATGCCGCGCTCGCGCGAGCACGCTACGTCGAGTTCCGAACGGCGCTTTGGCCGATGCTTGAGGAGTCGTTGGGCCGGACGAGCAGCGAGATTAACGAAGATCAGCACATGTTCGATCCGGCAATCGTAA
- a CDS encoding helix-turn-helix transcriptional regulator, with protein MHQGEAMINKHSRSPHAPRWNGQRRIPPVEPLSARVLRLRIARGYSASDLATEAGVLAGRIRRLESGKPVDKRILPAVAAALGVPYCRLICGDHSCAERACVPLRSIPEPRRSRADHRFRPPREKGRPVGRPFASSVVYCLRVRPSVG; from the coding sequence GTGCATCAAGGCGAAGCGATGATCAACAAGCATTCGCGCTCGCCCCATGCTCCGCGGTGGAACGGACAACGGAGAATCCCACCGGTAGAGCCACTATCGGCCCGCGTTCTCCGCCTCCGGATCGCACGCGGCTACAGTGCCTCCGATCTGGCAACGGAGGCCGGCGTCCTGGCGGGCAGGATCCGCCGGCTCGAGTCCGGCAAGCCCGTCGACAAGCGCATCCTGCCGGCGGTCGCCGCAGCGCTCGGCGTGCCGTACTGCCGTCTCATCTGCGGCGACCACAGCTGCGCCGAACGCGCCTGCGTGCCGCTGCGGTCGATACCTGAGCCCAGGCGCAGCCGCGCCGATCATCGCTTCCGACCTCCACGCGAAAAAGGGCGGCCCGTAGGCCGCCCTTTCGCATCGTCAGTGGTATACTGTTTGCGGGTAAGGCCCTCGGTGGGCTAA
- a CDS encoding DUF2384 domain-containing protein codes for MAAILEELYDNIGRVDMAAVAEMTGEPIARLAQMTPLTAGALRKNPTSERAQPAARRFVGMFASAARLLGSRKAALIWLRTPHPELENHSPLDLLYDQRFEAVEGLVHDLRSGAPG; via the coding sequence ATGGCTGCGATCCTTGAAGAGTTGTATGACAATATCGGGCGAGTCGACATGGCGGCCGTAGCCGAGATGACCGGCGAGCCGATCGCGCGGCTCGCGCAGATGACGCCGCTGACGGCCGGCGCTCTGCGCAAGAACCCAACCTCAGAACGAGCGCAGCCGGCAGCGCGCCGCTTCGTGGGCATGTTCGCTAGCGCAGCGCGATTGCTCGGGAGTCGCAAAGCTGCCCTGATTTGGTTGCGAACGCCCCACCCCGAACTCGAGAACCACAGTCCGCTCGATTTGCTCTACGACCAGCGCTTCGAAGCCGTCGAGGGTCTCGTTCACGACCTTCGCTCCGGCGCTCCTGGATGA
- a CDS encoding amino acid ABC transporter ATP-binding protein has product MPPTAAIEFSGVQKWFGNNHVLADVDLSVATGEVLVVVGPSGSGKSTLIRCINGLEAVQAGTVVVDGKQLIAKGGALAAIRREVGMVFQAFHLYPHKTALENITLAPIAVKRVSREQAEREARALLERVGLPEKADAYPAQLSGGQQQRIAIARALAMQPKVLLFDEPTSALDPEMIKEVLDVMKDLAHTGITMVVVTHEMGFAREVGDRVVFMDGGRIVEQAPPEQFFSAPSNSRAQLFLSKILAH; this is encoded by the coding sequence ATGCCGCCTACTGCAGCGATCGAGTTTTCCGGCGTCCAGAAGTGGTTCGGGAACAACCACGTCCTGGCCGACGTCGACCTGTCGGTCGCGACCGGCGAGGTGCTCGTCGTCGTCGGGCCGTCGGGTTCGGGAAAGAGCACCTTGATCCGCTGCATCAACGGGCTCGAAGCGGTGCAGGCCGGGACGGTCGTCGTCGACGGCAAGCAGCTCATCGCGAAGGGCGGCGCGCTGGCCGCGATCCGGCGCGAGGTCGGGATGGTCTTTCAGGCCTTTCACCTCTATCCGCACAAGACCGCGCTGGAGAACATCACCCTCGCACCGATCGCGGTGAAGCGCGTCTCGCGCGAGCAGGCCGAGCGTGAGGCGCGCGCGCTGCTCGAGCGCGTCGGACTGCCGGAAAAGGCCGACGCCTATCCGGCGCAGCTCTCCGGCGGCCAGCAGCAGCGCATCGCGATCGCGCGCGCGCTGGCGATGCAGCCGAAGGTGCTGCTCTTCGACGAACCGACCAGCGCGCTCGACCCCGAGATGATTAAAGAAGTGCTCGACGTGATGAAGGACCTCGCGCACACCGGGATCACGATGGTCGTCGTGACCCACGAGATGGGCTTCGCCCGCGAGGTCGGCGACCGCGTCGTCTTCATGGACGGCGGCCGCATCGTCGAGCAGGCGCCGCCCGAGCAGTTCTTCTCCGCGCCGAGCAACTCGCGCGCGCAGCTCTTCCTCTCCAAGATTCTCGCCCACTAA